The Pirellulales bacterium genome has a window encoding:
- a CDS encoding chemotaxis protein CheW: MSTDNLRLATIDDCWNRIGVCGDRSCPELARFVHCHNCPVFSTASERLLAAPPPPGYLAEVKARLAAPAEAVVPDAHSALVFRIGDEWLALPVQVLVEVHAPRPIHRIPHRGGLLAGLVNIRGELELCARLGQLLAITGAETKPTSKEGSTAVTATQATSARLLVVQFDGERWVFPVDEVDQVHRFHASDLSTVPATVARFGGRMSSGLFVQNDRTIGFLNTDRLRQALRTRVIT; encoded by the coding sequence ATGAGCACCGACAACCTGCGGTTGGCGACCATCGATGACTGCTGGAATCGCATCGGCGTGTGCGGCGATCGCAGCTGTCCGGAGCTGGCGCGATTCGTTCATTGCCATAACTGTCCGGTGTTTTCCACCGCCAGCGAGCGCTTGTTGGCCGCGCCGCCGCCGCCGGGTTACCTGGCCGAGGTAAAGGCACGGCTGGCCGCTCCGGCCGAGGCGGTCGTGCCCGACGCGCATAGTGCGCTTGTGTTCCGCATCGGCGACGAATGGCTGGCCCTGCCCGTCCAGGTGCTGGTCGAAGTCCATGCGCCGCGGCCTATCCACCGCATCCCGCACCGCGGAGGATTGCTGGCCGGACTGGTGAATATTCGCGGCGAATTGGAGCTTTGTGCCCGGCTGGGCCAGTTGCTGGCCATCACGGGCGCGGAAACGAAGCCCACGAGCAAGGAAGGTTCAACAGCGGTCACCGCAACGCAGGCGACTTCGGCGCGGCTTCTGGTTGTTCAATTTGATGGCGAACGCTGGGTGTTTCCGGTGGACGAGGTCGATCAAGTCCATCGGTTTCACGCCAGCGACCTGTCGACCGTGCCCGCGACGGTCGCTCGCTTCGGCGGCCGGATGTCGAGCGGACTCTTTGTGCAAAACGATCGGACGATCGGCTTCCTGAACACGGATCGATTGCGGCAAGCGCTCCGCACGAGAGTGATTACATGA